One genomic region from Haloterrigena gelatinilytica encodes:
- a CDS encoding DNA-directed DNA polymerase II small subunit translates to MPLEAPARIVSELTSRGYNAEREAVTKLASAENPQAALERVVDELPEDALVVRTDHVDAALSGADSRAADSTADSSAGPTGSTGPDANAAPGPPTNPSVSTGDAASDPADPDGSAPVETKGGGATDRSVDPELRSLEIAGDMTGQSTGTGEYEDFVAVFRDRLERLGSKLRGRVNHRPASAIQDMPGGSDVAMVGLVNDIRSTASGHWLIELEDATGTFPWLVMKDREYVDLVDELLCDEVLAMEGTLADDSGIAFVDSMYFPDIPRTHEPSTADRHVQAALISDVHVGSDEFMEGAWNRFADWLHTEQAQHVEYLLIGGDMVEGVGVYPDQDEELEIVDIYEQYEAFSEHLKKVPGDIEIVMIPGNHDAVRLAEPQPGFDEELREIMSAHDPQIVSNPSTVTLEGVSVLMYHGVSLDEVIAELPEEKASYDDPHKAMYQLLKKRHVAPQFGGHTRLAPEERDYLVMEEVPDIFHTGHVHKLGFGKYHNVLAINSGCWQAQTDFQKSVNIDPDAGYAPIVDLDTLDVTVQKFS, encoded by the coding sequence GTGCCACTCGAGGCGCCGGCCCGAATCGTCAGCGAACTCACCAGCCGCGGCTACAACGCCGAGCGCGAGGCCGTGACCAAACTCGCGTCGGCCGAGAACCCGCAGGCGGCCCTCGAGCGCGTCGTCGACGAACTCCCCGAAGACGCGCTGGTCGTCCGAACCGACCACGTCGACGCGGCCCTCTCGGGTGCGGACTCGAGGGCCGCGGACTCCACGGCCGATTCGTCGGCAGGACCGACGGGATCGACGGGACCGGACGCCAACGCAGCTCCCGGCCCGCCGACCAACCCCTCCGTTTCGACTGGAGACGCTGCATCCGATCCAGCGGACCCGGACGGGAGCGCTCCAGTTGAAACGAAGGGGGGAGGAGCCACCGACCGATCGGTCGATCCCGAGCTCCGATCGCTGGAGATCGCCGGGGATATGACCGGCCAGAGCACCGGAACCGGCGAGTACGAGGATTTCGTCGCCGTCTTCCGGGACCGACTCGAGCGACTGGGTTCGAAACTCCGCGGGCGGGTCAACCACCGCCCGGCGTCGGCCATTCAGGACATGCCCGGCGGCAGCGACGTCGCGATGGTCGGACTGGTCAACGACATCCGGTCGACGGCCAGCGGCCACTGGCTGATCGAACTCGAGGACGCGACCGGGACCTTCCCGTGGCTCGTGATGAAGGATCGGGAGTACGTCGACCTGGTCGACGAACTGCTCTGCGACGAGGTGCTGGCGATGGAGGGGACGCTGGCGGACGACTCGGGGATCGCCTTCGTCGACTCGATGTACTTCCCCGACATTCCCCGAACCCACGAGCCGTCGACCGCGGACCGCCACGTGCAGGCGGCGCTGATCAGCGACGTCCACGTCGGCAGCGACGAGTTCATGGAGGGCGCCTGGAACCGCTTCGCCGACTGGCTGCACACCGAGCAGGCCCAGCACGTCGAGTACCTCCTGATCGGCGGCGACATGGTCGAGGGCGTCGGCGTCTATCCCGACCAGGACGAGGAACTCGAGATCGTCGACATCTACGAGCAGTACGAAGCGTTCAGCGAACACCTGAAGAAGGTCCCCGGCGACATCGAGATCGTGATGATCCCGGGCAACCACGACGCGGTCCGCCTCGCGGAGCCCCAACCCGGGTTCGACGAGGAACTGCGGGAGATCATGTCCGCTCACGACCCCCAGATCGTGAGCAACCCCTCGACGGTCACCCTCGAGGGCGTCTCCGTCCTGATGTACCACGGCGTCAGTCTGGACGAGGTCATCGCGGAGTTGCCGGAAGAAAAAGCCAGCTACGACGACCCGCACAAGGCGATGTACCAGCTTCTGAAAAAGCGCCACGTCGCCCCGCAGTTCGGCGGTCACACCCGTCTCGCCCCCGAAGAACGGGATTATCTCGTGATGGAGGAGGTCCCCGACATCTTCCACACCGGCCACGTCCACAAGCTCGGCTTCGGCAAGTACCACAACGTACTCGCGATCAATTCCGGCTGTTGGCAGGCCCAGACGGACTTCCAGAAGAGCGTCAACATCGATCCCGACGCCGGCTACGCGCCCATCGTCGACCTCGATACGCTCGACGTGACCGTCCAGAAGTTCAGTTAG
- a CDS encoding S24/S26 family peptidase: MSGSSPGDVSDDPDDTPDPDRPDDRERHRGDRDAAVNPGSGRDGSAATAPASDDGVTIEDDGVVRWFLRSDDENVLFARDVLSSVAIVAVIGLILFGVSGVWPPLVAVESGSMDPNMQKGDLIFVAEDERFVGDGAVAGTGVVTLESGQESGYEKFDNPGDVIVFQPDGNERRTPIIHRAHFRVEEGENWIETKADEDIAGDITCADITTCPAPYDGFITKGDANPNYDQIAGGADTNVVKSEWVTGKAMFRIPWLGNIRLTFDKLLGGMLAPSPEPTSTVTSAPDASTPGTPVTPAGLAGTTGLAALGGGAVTAVGRRRN; encoded by the coding sequence ATGAGCGGTTCTAGCCCCGGTGACGTATCCGACGACCCCGACGATACTCCCGATCCCGACCGTCCCGACGATCGGGAGCGACATCGCGGGGATCGAGACGCAGCCGTCAACCCCGGTTCGGGACGGGACGGCTCGGCTGCAACAGCGCCGGCGTCCGACGACGGCGTGACGATCGAGGACGACGGCGTCGTTCGCTGGTTTCTCCGATCGGACGACGAGAACGTGCTCTTCGCTCGCGACGTGCTGAGCAGCGTCGCGATCGTCGCCGTCATCGGGTTGATCCTGTTCGGCGTCAGCGGCGTCTGGCCGCCGCTGGTCGCCGTCGAGAGCGGGAGCATGGATCCGAACATGCAGAAAGGGGACCTCATCTTCGTCGCCGAGGACGAGCGGTTCGTCGGTGACGGCGCCGTCGCCGGGACCGGCGTGGTCACCCTCGAGAGCGGGCAGGAAAGCGGCTACGAGAAGTTCGACAATCCCGGCGACGTGATCGTCTTCCAGCCCGACGGAAACGAACGGCGGACACCGATCATCCATCGCGCCCACTTCAGGGTCGAAGAGGGCGAAAACTGGATCGAAACTAAAGCCGACGAGGATATCGCCGGCGACATCACCTGCGCGGACATCACAACCTGTCCGGCACCGTACGACGGGTTCATCACGAAGGGCGACGCGAACCCCAACTACGATCAGATCGCAGGGGGTGCGGACACGAACGTCGTCAAATCCGAGTGGGTCACCGGCAAGGCGATGTTCCGGATCCCGTGGCTCGGTAATATCCGCCTGACCTTCGACAAACTCCTCGGCGGCATGCTCGCCCCGTCGCCTGAACCGACCTCGACCGTTACCAGTGCACCGGACGCCTCGACCCCGGGCACACCGGTCACCCCGGCCGGTCTCGCCGGCACAACCGGACTTGCAGCCCTCGGCGGCGGTGCTGTCACCGCCGTCGGACGGAGACGGAACTGA
- a CDS encoding S24/S26 family peptidase yields MSGGPTDTSSGSSDDGVSDGTAQDGADSSSRGGSSNTSRTKPGDEETVPVTIEDDGVVRWFLRSDDENVRFARDVLSSVAIVAVIGLILFGVSGVWPPLVAVESPSMDPNMKTGDLIFVAENERFVGDGAVAGTGVVTLESGQESGYEKFNNPGDVIVFEPNGNEQTTPIIHRAHFRVEEGENWIDTKADEDLVGDITCADVNDNICPAPHDGFITKGDANPNYDQIGRGSGADTTVVKSEWVTGKAMFRIPWLGNIRLTIDKLLGGMLAPSPGPAIDGASSPAAPDTPVSSPGLSGVTGLAACGGGAVTAIGRRRN; encoded by the coding sequence ATGAGTGGTGGCCCCACGGATACCTCCAGTGGCTCGAGTGACGATGGCGTCTCGGACGGGACAGCCCAAGATGGGGCCGATTCGTCTTCACGCGGAGGGTCGTCAAACACGTCTAGGACGAAGCCGGGCGACGAAGAGACGGTCCCCGTCACGATCGAGGACGACGGCGTCGTTCGCTGGTTTCTCCGATCAGACGACGAGAACGTGCGCTTCGCTCGCGACGTGCTGAGCAGTGTCGCGATCGTCGCCGTCATCGGGTTAATCCTGTTCGGCGTCAGCGGCGTCTGGCCGCCGCTGGTCGCCGTCGAAAGTCCCAGCATGGACCCGAACATGAAGACGGGCGACCTCATCTTCGTCGCTGAGAACGAGCGGTTCGTCGGCGACGGCGCCGTCGCCGGGACCGGCGTGGTCACCCTCGAGAGCGGACAGGAAAGTGGCTACGAGAAGTTCAACAACCCCGGCGACGTGATCGTCTTCGAGCCGAACGGAAACGAGCAGACGACGCCGATCATCCATCGCGCCCACTTCAGGGTCGAAGAGGGCGAAAACTGGATCGACACCAAAGCCGACGAGGATCTCGTCGGTGATATCACCTGCGCAGACGTCAACGACAACATTTGTCCGGCGCCACATGACGGATTCATCACAAAGGGTGACGCGAATCCCAACTACGACCAGATCGGGAGGGGAAGCGGTGCGGATACGACCGTCGTCAAATCCGAGTGGGTCACCGGCAAGGCGATGTTCCGGATCCCGTGGCTCGGTAATATCCGCCTGACCATCGACAAACTCCTCGGCGGCATGCTCGCCCCGTCACCGGGGCCGGCCATCGACGGCGCCTCGAGTCCCGCCGCACCGGACACGCCCGTCAGTTCGCCCGGTCTCAGCGGCGTGACCGGACTCGCAGCCTGCGGAGGCGGTGCCGTTACCGCAATCGGCCGACGCCGAAACTGA
- a CDS encoding Cdc6/Cdc18 family protein: MSDDDSERTRAEEVEQVDTDETGGFSSFDSSELADEEPSQGLFDDLLSGEPIFENKEVLRPSYTPHELPHRSDQINKMATILVAALRGETPSNILIYGKTGTGKTASAKFVSKELESTSQKYSVPCDVEYINCEVTDTQYRVLAQLANKFIEKNEARIDDRIDELESLLEAVDEYEAADADADAAVRSETEGDLFDEDDPFESALPNEDESVSTGTETSSQSGDSPLETEGSSNGVDDPSNGAIDGSNSAGQNNPNRLPADRDEHRSDGDSDREPSDIDLSGAGSSDGRSDDVPPNHPLDSTPFDSRAGIEDEIESLEEDKASFEEVPMTGWPTDRVYSVFFDAVDYDERVVVIMLDEIDKLVEKSGDDTLYNLSRMNSELENSRVSIIGISNDLKFTDFLDPRVKSSLGEEEIVFPPYDANQLRDILEHRSEVAFKGGALSEDVIPLCAAFAAQEHGDARRALDLLRTAGELAERSQAETIVEEHVREAQDKIELDRVVEVVRTLPTQSKLVLFAIILLEKNGVHSINTGEVFNIYKRLCEEIDADVLTQRRVTDLISELDMLGIVNAVVVSKGRYGRTKEISLSVPLEETEAVLLSDSRLSDIDDVQPFVQARFEN; this comes from the coding sequence ATGTCAGACGACGATTCAGAACGGACGAGAGCGGAGGAGGTCGAGCAGGTGGATACTGACGAGACCGGTGGGTTCTCGAGTTTCGACAGCTCCGAGCTCGCCGACGAGGAGCCGAGCCAGGGACTGTTCGACGACCTGCTCAGCGGCGAACCGATCTTCGAGAACAAGGAGGTTCTGCGACCGTCCTACACGCCACACGAACTCCCTCACCGGAGCGATCAGATCAACAAGATGGCGACGATCCTCGTCGCCGCGCTCCGCGGCGAAACGCCGTCGAACATCCTCATCTACGGCAAGACCGGGACGGGGAAGACCGCCAGCGCGAAGTTCGTCAGCAAGGAACTCGAGAGCACGTCCCAGAAGTACAGCGTCCCGTGTGACGTCGAGTACATCAACTGCGAGGTCACCGACACCCAGTACCGCGTGCTCGCGCAACTGGCCAACAAGTTCATCGAGAAAAACGAAGCCCGGATCGACGATCGGATCGACGAACTCGAATCGCTGCTCGAGGCCGTAGACGAGTACGAGGCTGCCGACGCGGACGCGGACGCCGCCGTTCGATCCGAAACCGAGGGCGACCTCTTCGACGAGGACGATCCGTTCGAATCGGCGCTTCCGAACGAGGACGAGTCCGTTTCGACTGGAACCGAAACCAGCTCGCAGTCAGGTGACTCTCCACTCGAAACGGAGGGGTCCTCGAACGGAGTAGACGATCCTTCGAACGGGGCTATCGACGGCTCGAACTCGGCCGGTCAGAACAACCCGAATCGGCTGCCGGCCGACAGGGACGAACACCGTTCTGACGGTGACTCCGACCGCGAGCCCTCCGATATCGATCTAAGCGGCGCCGGCTCGAGCGACGGTCGATCGGACGACGTTCCGCCGAATCACCCCCTCGACTCGACGCCGTTCGATTCCCGGGCGGGCATCGAGGACGAAATCGAGTCCCTCGAGGAGGACAAGGCGTCGTTCGAAGAGGTGCCGATGACCGGTTGGCCGACCGACCGCGTCTACAGCGTCTTCTTCGACGCCGTCGACTACGACGAGCGGGTCGTCGTCATCATGTTAGACGAGATCGACAAACTCGTCGAGAAGAGCGGCGACGACACGCTCTACAACCTCTCGCGGATGAACTCCGAACTCGAGAACTCGCGCGTGTCGATCATCGGGATCTCGAACGACCTGAAGTTCACCGACTTCCTCGATCCGCGAGTCAAGTCCTCGCTGGGCGAGGAGGAGATCGTCTTCCCGCCGTACGACGCCAACCAGCTGCGGGATATCTTGGAGCACCGCTCGGAGGTCGCGTTCAAGGGCGGCGCCCTCTCCGAGGACGTGATCCCGCTGTGTGCGGCCTTCGCGGCACAGGAACACGGGGACGCGCGTCGCGCGCTGGACCTCCTTCGGACCGCGGGCGAACTCGCCGAGCGCTCTCAGGCCGAGACGATCGTCGAGGAACACGTCCGCGAGGCCCAGGACAAGATCGAACTCGACCGCGTCGTCGAGGTCGTCCGCACCCTTCCCACGCAGTCGAAACTCGTCCTCTTCGCGATCATCCTCCTCGAGAAGAACGGCGTCCACAGCATCAACACGGGCGAGGTGTTCAACATCTACAAGCGCCTCTGCGAGGAGATCGACGCCGACGTCCTCACCCAGCGCCGCGTGACGGACCTCATCAGCGAACTCGACATGCTCGGAATCGTTAACGCCGTCGTCGTCTCGAAGGGACGATACGGCCGTACCAAGGAGATCAGCCTCTCCGTGCCGCTCGAGGAGACGGAGGCCGTCCTCCTCTCGGACTCCCGGCTCTCCGATATCGACGACGTCCAGCCGTTCGTGCAGGCGCGGTTCGAGAACTGA
- a CDS encoding Era-like GTP-binding protein yields the protein MGLFTELKDSISRVTDRLFSEEEPKRIGIYGPPNAGKTTLANRIARDWTGDAVGAESHIPHETRRARRKEGVEIERNGKSVEIDIVDTPGVTTKVDYEEFTDEMEEDDAIRRSREATEGVAEAMHWLREDVDGVIYVLDSAEDPITQVNTMLIGIIESRDLPVLIFANKIDLDDASVKRIEDAFPQHKTIPLSAKEGENMDEVYENIAEYFG from the coding sequence ATGGGACTGTTCACAGAACTCAAAGATAGTATCTCTCGGGTTACGGATCGCCTCTTCTCGGAAGAGGAACCCAAACGAATCGGTATCTACGGTCCGCCGAACGCAGGAAAGACGACGCTTGCCAATCGAATCGCCCGCGACTGGACGGGTGACGCCGTCGGTGCGGAGAGCCACATTCCACACGAAACGCGACGCGCGCGTCGGAAGGAAGGCGTCGAGATCGAACGCAACGGCAAGTCGGTCGAGATCGACATCGTCGACACGCCGGGTGTGACGACGAAAGTCGACTACGAGGAGTTTACCGACGAGATGGAGGAAGACGACGCCATCCGCCGCTCCCGCGAAGCGACCGAAGGTGTCGCCGAAGCCATGCACTGGCTCCGCGAGGACGTCGACGGCGTTATCTACGTCCTCGACAGCGCGGAAGATCCGATCACGCAGGTCAACACGATGCTGATCGGTATCATCGAATCTCGCGATCTCCCGGTTCTTATCTTCGCGAACAAGATCGATCTCGACGACGCCAGCGTCAAGCGCATCGAGGATGCCTTCCCGCAGCACAAGACGATTCCCCTCTCCGCGAAAGAAGGCGAAAACATGGACGAAGTTTACGAAAACATCGCGGAGTACTTCGGGTGA
- a CDS encoding DUF2073 domain-containing protein — MPKATNTDDPEGPDGVQIDLISGERMENMATMEKIRMILDGVHDGNIVILEEGLTPDEESRLIEVTMSEISPDEFNGIEIETYPKSKTNDSSLLGRIMGGEESTAKLTVIGPANQIETLHKDETLISALVSRD; from the coding sequence ATGCCAAAAGCAACTAACACGGACGATCCGGAGGGTCCCGACGGTGTCCAGATCGACCTGATTAGCGGCGAACGGATGGAGAACATGGCCACCATGGAGAAAATCCGGATGATCCTGGACGGCGTCCACGACGGCAACATCGTCATTCTCGAGGAGGGGCTGACTCCCGACGAGGAGAGCCGACTCATCGAAGTGACGATGTCCGAGATCAGTCCCGACGAGTTCAACGGGATCGAGATCGAAACCTATCCGAAATCCAAGACGAACGACTCGTCGCTGCTCGGCCGGATCATGGGCGGCGAGGAGTCCACGGCGAAGCTGACGGTTATCGGACCGGCCAACCAGATCGAGACGCTCCACAAGGACGAAACGCTGATCAGCGCGCTCGTTTCCCGAGACTAA